In Primulina eburnea isolate SZY01 chromosome 14, ASM2296580v1, whole genome shotgun sequence, the following proteins share a genomic window:
- the LOC140813045 gene encoding uncharacterized protein isoform X2 — MDSKSSSSPASLVDQQVFPGDVVLDLSHLTNQTIKLGGGLRQDGDVISVMKAGIFRFSKPNKYWIESSNKRNFLVDIKGPTVAYLPVLAFEGGTRRNIPKFNMGTLLYVRVVKANIGMNPELSCMDASGKAAEYGPLKDGFSFESSTGLCRMLLKSPTCPVLETLGKKLAFEIAVGLNGRVWVNAISPSIVILVANTIMQTESLSPTQQKIRVENLLQRLH; from the exons ATGGATTCAAAATCCTCAAGTTCTCCCGCAAGCTTGGTCGATCAACAAGTA tttcCAGGGGATGTGGTGTTGGATCTCTCCCATCTGACAAATCAAACTATCAAGCTCGGCGGTGGCCTCCGTCAG GATGGTGATGTGATATCTGTTATGAAAGCAGGAATCTTTAGGTTTTCAAAACCAAATAAGTATTGGATTGAGAGCTCCAATAAACGG AATTTTCTTGTGGATATAAAAGGTCCAACAGTGGCATATTTGCCAGTGCTTGCTTTTGAAGGTGGAACCAGGAGGAACATTCCTAAGTTTAAC ATGGGTACTTTGTTGTATGTCCGTGTTGTCAAGGCAAACATTGGCATGAACCCAGAGTTATCATGCATGGATG CCAGTGGGAAAGCAGCAGAATATGGCCCTCTTAAAGATGGATTCTCGTTTGAATCATCAACCGGATTATGTAGAAT GTTGCTGAAATCTCCAACATGCCCAGTTCTCGAAACGCTTGGGAAGAAGCTTGCCTTTGAGATTGCAGTTGGTTTGAATGGTCGTGTTTGG GTGAATGCTATCTCTCCTTCTATTGTTATTCTTGTTGCAAACACAATCATGCAGACGGAGTCGTTGAGCCCGACACAACAAAAAATAAGGGTGGAAAACTTGCTTCAGAGACTCCATTGA
- the LOC140813045 gene encoding uncharacterized protein isoform X1 — translation MDSKSSSSPASLVDQQVFPGDVVLDLSHLTNQTIKLGGGLRQDGDVISVMKAGIFRFSKPNKYWIESSNKRYTPCVGDDVLGIVVDTKADNFLVDIKGPTVAYLPVLAFEGGTRRNIPKFNMGTLLYVRVVKANIGMNPELSCMDASGKAAEYGPLKDGFSFESSTGLCRMLLKSPTCPVLETLGKKLAFEIAVGLNGRVWVNAISPSIVILVANTIMQTESLSPTQQKIRVENLLQRLH, via the exons ATGGATTCAAAATCCTCAAGTTCTCCCGCAAGCTTGGTCGATCAACAAGTA tttcCAGGGGATGTGGTGTTGGATCTCTCCCATCTGACAAATCAAACTATCAAGCTCGGCGGTGGCCTCCGTCAG GATGGTGATGTGATATCTGTTATGAAAGCAGGAATCTTTAGGTTTTCAAAACCAAATAAGTATTGGATTGAGAGCTCCAATAAACGG tACACACCTTGTGTTGGggatgatgttcttggcatagTGGTTGACACAAAAGCTGAT AATTTTCTTGTGGATATAAAAGGTCCAACAGTGGCATATTTGCCAGTGCTTGCTTTTGAAGGTGGAACCAGGAGGAACATTCCTAAGTTTAAC ATGGGTACTTTGTTGTATGTCCGTGTTGTCAAGGCAAACATTGGCATGAACCCAGAGTTATCATGCATGGATG CCAGTGGGAAAGCAGCAGAATATGGCCCTCTTAAAGATGGATTCTCGTTTGAATCATCAACCGGATTATGTAGAAT GTTGCTGAAATCTCCAACATGCCCAGTTCTCGAAACGCTTGGGAAGAAGCTTGCCTTTGAGATTGCAGTTGGTTTGAATGGTCGTGTTTGG GTGAATGCTATCTCTCCTTCTATTGTTATTCTTGTTGCAAACACAATCATGCAGACGGAGTCGTTGAGCCCGACACAACAAAAAATAAGGGTGGAAAACTTGCTTCAGAGACTCCATTGA
- the LOC140812758 gene encoding tRNA (guanine-N(7)-)-methyltransferase isoform X1, whose protein sequence is MPFLVLTSALCRLKDWDAIDRGKTGGMNMLEHECVSNPTHSKTTGLPRKRFYRARAHSNPLSDSHFPVPIFPSQVDYNLHYPMYDGSKKIEFADIGCGFGGLLISLATLFPCTFMIGMELRDKVTEYVKERILALRAANPGQYENVSVVRTNSMKYIPNYFEKGQLAKMFFLFPDPHFKEKNHRRRVISPHLLDEYAYVLRVGGIIYTITDVEELGLWMKSCLESHPLFKSLTEDELQNDPVVKLLSTATEEGQKVERNGGQTFQSVYRRVGLALPH, encoded by the exons ATGCCCTTTCTTGTTCTCACCTCTGCTCTCTGTCGCCTTAAAG aTTGGGATGCAATTGACAGAGGGAAAACCGGTGGCATGAATATGTTGGAGCATGAATGCGTATCAAACCCTACTCATAGTAAGACAACAGGACTGCCTCGGAAGCGATTTTATCGAGCTCGCGCTCATAGCAATcctttgagtgattctcatttcCCTGTCCCAATATTCCCCAGTCAGGTTGACTATAACCTCCATTACCCCATGTACGATGGTTCAAAAAAGATTGAATTTGCAGACATTGGTTGTGGATTTGGCGGGCTTTTAATTAGCCTCGCCACTCTTTTTCCTTGTACGTTTATGATTGGGATGGAATTGAGGGACAAGGTGACAGAGTATGTGAAGGAAAGAATATTAGCATTGAGGGCCGCTAATCCAGGCCAGTATGAGAATGTGTCCGTGGTTCGGACTAATTCCATGAAGTACATTCCCAATTACTTTGAGAAAGGACAGCTCGCCAAGATGTTCTTTTTGTTTCCGGATCCtcattttaaagagaaaaatcaTAGGCGCAGGGTAATCAGTCCACATTTACTCGATGAGTATGCATACGTTCTTAGAGTCGGTGGGATTATATACACAATAACTGATGTCGAGGAGCTTGGTTTGTGGATGAAGTCATGTTTGGAGAGTCACCCGTTATTCAAGTCTCTTACTGAGGATGAGCTCCAAAATGATCCGGTTGTAAAGCTCTTGAGCACTGCAACTGAGGAAGGGCAGAAAGTTGAGAGGAATGGTGGCCAAACGTTTCAATCTGTTTATAGACGCGTTGGACTGGCTCTTCCTCATTGA
- the LOC140812758 gene encoding tRNA (guanine-N(7)-)-methyltransferase isoform X2, translating to MNMLEHECVSNPTHSKTTGLPRKRFYRARAHSNPLSDSHFPVPIFPSQVDYNLHYPMYDGSKKIEFADIGCGFGGLLISLATLFPCTFMIGMELRDKVTEYVKERILALRAANPGQYENVSVVRTNSMKYIPNYFEKGQLAKMFFLFPDPHFKEKNHRRRVISPHLLDEYAYVLRVGGIIYTITDVEELGLWMKSCLESHPLFKSLTEDELQNDPVVKLLSTATEEGQKVERNGGQTFQSVYRRVGLALPH from the coding sequence ATGAATATGTTGGAGCATGAATGCGTATCAAACCCTACTCATAGTAAGACAACAGGACTGCCTCGGAAGCGATTTTATCGAGCTCGCGCTCATAGCAATcctttgagtgattctcatttcCCTGTCCCAATATTCCCCAGTCAGGTTGACTATAACCTCCATTACCCCATGTACGATGGTTCAAAAAAGATTGAATTTGCAGACATTGGTTGTGGATTTGGCGGGCTTTTAATTAGCCTCGCCACTCTTTTTCCTTGTACGTTTATGATTGGGATGGAATTGAGGGACAAGGTGACAGAGTATGTGAAGGAAAGAATATTAGCATTGAGGGCCGCTAATCCAGGCCAGTATGAGAATGTGTCCGTGGTTCGGACTAATTCCATGAAGTACATTCCCAATTACTTTGAGAAAGGACAGCTCGCCAAGATGTTCTTTTTGTTTCCGGATCCtcattttaaagagaaaaatcaTAGGCGCAGGGTAATCAGTCCACATTTACTCGATGAGTATGCATACGTTCTTAGAGTCGGTGGGATTATATACACAATAACTGATGTCGAGGAGCTTGGTTTGTGGATGAAGTCATGTTTGGAGAGTCACCCGTTATTCAAGTCTCTTACTGAGGATGAGCTCCAAAATGATCCGGTTGTAAAGCTCTTGAGCACTGCAACTGAGGAAGGGCAGAAAGTTGAGAGGAATGGTGGCCAAACGTTTCAATCTGTTTATAGACGCGTTGGACTGGCTCTTCCTCATTGA